The genomic window CACCAAACACCAGCGCCACCACCGAAAGGACCGCGACTATCGATGTCAGGTAAGCCCAGAAATGGATGCCGGCAGTGACCGCCACCCGGCCGTAGGGATTCCCTGCCGCCAGCGTCTCCGGCACCCCCTCGGCCCACAGCGGAACCACGACTCTGGCTTCGTAGATTCCGGCGCCAAGATCCAAACCGAGCGCAATGACGAAGAGCCAAAGAGTGCTCCGAGCTGCGATGTCCTTCACCTTTGCCACGAGCGGGATCGATCCACCGCGCCCGCGCGAATTCACAACGACCGGCTGCTGGATGGTGAAGCCTCCTAAACCGTTTCGACGTCGTATTGCTTCCACAGAGAACTCGCAATCGCCGTCATGTCGGACGGCGTCGGAGGATGGCCGAGCGCTCGCAGCCTACCAACCATATCGACGAAGAAGCGC from Terriglobales bacterium includes these protein-coding regions:
- a CDS encoding DUF1772 domain-containing protein; the protein is MEAIRRRNGLGGFTIQQPVVVNSRGRGGSIPLVAKVKDIAARSTLWLFVIALGLDLGAGIYEARVVVPLWAEGVPETLAAGNPYGRVAVTAGIHFWAYLTSIVAVLSVVALVFGVIAPEPRRKWQIFSAVAELTVVAMTLLYFRPTLVMLFLGHGAGLSASAIAATVGRWVMWSRVRIVISFVAWCASLRALTFS